Proteins encoded in a region of the Paenibacillus pedocola genome:
- a CDS encoding extracellular solute-binding protein — MKKKPLAITASAAALSLLLAACGQGGAENTGAEGNAADAASPKIKLSIWHNFSGDDLRAQAVRAQIDKFKTEHPEIELDAQAIPPDGYRQRLKTVAAADEMPDVFFTQSGTSIKEFYDGGLIQPITPLLDQYPDWKNNFIPGSLDTLSFDGQVYATPLSGSATSFLFYNKSLFEQYNVKVPTTWDEMMTAVKTFNDNKITPISLGNKASWLAQSSIISSLADRVTGTEWFKKAVAQDGAKFTDPEFVQALSLFKELADAKAFQNGFNSLDNTQMEQYFIEGKAAMMIDGAWALTNMAASGTEEQLKQVDVTILPSVPGGKGDPNSMSGGSGGGLALSKHVEGDQQKAALDLIYTVSGPEAMEAIANSNSIVTYNVEPDQTKVMPLFYKAFNLYKSVKLTPVYDAYLTSSATEAVNNGLQEISMGGNPEDIAKKIQEAQARELGQ, encoded by the coding sequence ATGAAAAAGAAACCACTGGCAATTACTGCCTCTGCGGCGGCGCTGTCGCTGCTGCTTGCGGCCTGCGGGCAAGGCGGCGCAGAGAACACCGGAGCGGAGGGGAATGCGGCCGATGCGGCATCCCCCAAGATCAAGCTGTCCATCTGGCATAACTTCTCCGGGGATGATCTTCGAGCCCAGGCGGTCCGCGCCCAGATTGACAAGTTCAAAACGGAGCACCCGGAAATTGAGCTGGATGCTCAAGCCATTCCTCCCGACGGCTACCGCCAGCGCCTGAAGACCGTGGCCGCGGCTGATGAAATGCCGGACGTGTTCTTTACCCAGTCCGGAACCTCCATTAAAGAGTTCTACGATGGCGGACTGATCCAGCCGATCACACCGCTGCTCGATCAATATCCGGATTGGAAAAACAACTTTATCCCGGGCTCGCTGGACACGCTGTCTTTTGACGGTCAGGTGTATGCGACTCCGCTGAGCGGCTCGGCGACCTCCTTCCTGTTCTATAACAAATCCCTGTTCGAACAATATAACGTCAAGGTTCCGACCACATGGGATGAAATGATGACTGCGGTCAAGACGTTCAACGATAACAAGATTACCCCGATCTCGCTCGGGAACAAGGCCTCTTGGCTGGCCCAGTCCAGCATCATCTCGTCGCTTGCGGACCGGGTGACCGGCACCGAGTGGTTCAAGAAGGCCGTCGCCCAGGACGGAGCGAAATTCACCGATCCCGAATTCGTGCAGGCGCTGAGCCTCTTTAAAGAGCTGGCCGACGCAAAGGCGTTCCAGAACGGCTTCAACAGCCTCGACAACACGCAGATGGAGCAGTACTTCATTGAGGGCAAAGCTGCCATGATGATCGACGGCGCGTGGGCCTTGACGAACATGGCCGCTTCTGGCACCGAGGAGCAGCTGAAACAGGTCGATGTAACGATTCTTCCTTCCGTACCCGGAGGCAAAGGCGATCCGAACTCCATGTCCGGCGGCTCGGGTGGAGGTCTCGCGCTCAGCAAGCATGTGGAAGGCGATCAGCAGAAGGCTGCGCTGGACCTGATTTATACCGTCAGCGGACCGGAAGCTATGGAAGCAATTGCAAACAGCAACTCTATCGTGACGTACAACGTGGAGCCGGATCAGACCAAGGTGATGCCGTTGTTCTACAAGGCGTTCAATCTCTATAAATCTGTGAAGCTGACGCCGGTATACGACGCTTACCTGACCTCCTCGGCTACGGAAGCGGTGAACAACGGCCTGCAGGAAATCTCTATGGGCGGCAATCCGGAAGATATCGCGAAGAAAATTCAGGAGGCCCAGGCCCGCGAGCTCGGCCAATAA
- a CDS encoding carbohydrate ABC transporter permease gives MKTIATGSLTERPAERQARTLKFSGAWILNPVLLIYALLTLYPLLWLFISSFKSNQDFFGSPFALPSEWQFSNYTRAWEIGGIGSAFLNSVIVSVCSLALTLFLGTLTAFIVSRLQFRLKGVVMMLFVLGMLIPIHSTLVPLFILMKNIGILDTYASLILPYTAFELPVAIFVVAAYLTAFPKELEEAAMIDGNGYWGIFFRIIVPLAVPAMATVSILGFLRFWNDFAFALVFINDQALKTLPLSLSLFSDGYGTDYSLTMAAMSIAVIPTIIIYLLFQNSIMKGMVAGAVKG, from the coding sequence ATGAAGACGATCGCTACCGGCAGCTTGACGGAACGACCGGCCGAAAGACAGGCCAGGACGCTGAAGTTCAGCGGGGCGTGGATCCTGAACCCCGTTCTCCTCATCTATGCGCTTCTCACCTTGTATCCACTGCTCTGGCTGTTTATCAGCTCCTTCAAATCGAACCAGGACTTTTTCGGCAGTCCGTTCGCGCTCCCTTCGGAGTGGCAGTTCAGCAACTATACGCGGGCGTGGGAGATCGGCGGCATCGGCTCAGCATTTCTGAATTCGGTCATTGTGTCAGTATGCTCCCTGGCGTTGACGCTGTTTCTCGGAACACTTACCGCTTTTATCGTGTCCCGTCTGCAGTTCCGGCTGAAGGGGGTGGTCATGATGCTGTTCGTGCTCGGCATGCTGATCCCGATTCACAGCACGCTGGTGCCCTTGTTTATTCTGATGAAAAATATCGGCATCCTGGACACGTATGCGTCTCTGATTCTTCCGTACACCGCCTTCGAGCTTCCAGTCGCGATCTTCGTCGTGGCCGCCTATCTGACCGCCTTCCCGAAAGAGCTGGAGGAAGCGGCGATGATCGATGGCAACGGTTACTGGGGCATTTTCTTCCGGATTATCGTCCCGCTGGCGGTTCCGGCTATGGCGACCGTGTCTATTCTCGGATTCCTGCGGTTCTGGAACGATTTCGCCTTCGCGCTCGTGTTCATTAACGATCAGGCGCTGAAGACGCTGCCGCTCAGCCTATCGCTGTTCTCGGACGGGTACGGCACGGACTACAGCCTGACGATGGCGGCGATGTCGATTGCGGTGATTCCGACCATCATCATTTATCTGCTGTTCCAGAATTCGATTATGAAAGGGATGGTTGCGGGGGCCGTAAAGGGCTGA
- a CDS encoding carbohydrate ABC transporter permease: MAFTNRLRGFIAIGLLPALTVYLVFVIIPIVWSAYYGFFDWKGIGAASFLGFDNYAEALQDPVFWRALKNNMIIVVASILGQLPIALLLSMILRKSTRFHRFVRSAVFMPMVVSTVVIGLIWGYIYHPQIGILNVLLESMGLGSWIRDWLGDPGINMYSVSAPVIWANIGPYLIIFLSAIQNIPSEIEEAAKIDGAVKGKWLYLIVIPMIWDTIKVAIVLCISGSLKAFDLIFVMTGGGPAQSTELLATYMYNNTFEIFRYGYGSAVSTLIIIISMILVLGSQLLMRKRGME; this comes from the coding sequence ATGGCATTCACGAACCGTCTCAGAGGCTTTATTGCGATTGGGCTGCTGCCCGCCTTGACCGTTTACCTGGTCTTTGTCATCATTCCGATTGTCTGGTCCGCATATTACGGGTTTTTCGACTGGAAGGGCATCGGCGCAGCCAGCTTTCTCGGCTTCGACAATTATGCCGAAGCGCTTCAGGACCCCGTATTCTGGCGGGCGCTGAAGAACAATATGATCATCGTCGTGGCTTCCATTCTCGGACAGCTGCCGATCGCGCTTCTGTTATCCATGATTCTTAGAAAAAGCACCCGGTTTCACCGGTTTGTCCGCTCAGCTGTGTTTATGCCGATGGTCGTCTCCACTGTGGTGATCGGGCTGATCTGGGGATACATTTATCATCCGCAAATCGGTATTTTGAACGTGCTGCTGGAGAGTATGGGGCTCGGATCCTGGATCCGGGACTGGCTGGGCGACCCGGGCATCAACATGTATTCGGTCAGCGCCCCGGTCATTTGGGCCAACATCGGCCCTTATCTGATTATTTTTCTGTCCGCCATACAGAACATCCCCTCGGAAATTGAGGAAGCCGCCAAAATCGACGGCGCGGTCAAAGGAAAGTGGCTGTATCTGATCGTCATCCCCATGATTTGGGACACCATTAAGGTCGCTATTGTGCTGTGCATTTCGGGCAGCCTAAAGGCGTTCGATCTGATCTTCGTCATGACGGGCGGAGGGCCGGCGCAGTCCACCGAGCTTCTCGCCACGTATATGTACAACAACACCTTTGAAATCTTCCGCTACGGCTACGGGTCGGCGGTTTCTACCTTAATTATTATCATCAGTATGATTCTGGTGCTCGGCAGCCAGCTGCTCATGCGGAAACGGGGGATGGAATGA